In Rhizoctonia solani chromosome 7, complete sequence, one DNA window encodes the following:
- a CDS encoding inhibitor of apoptosis-promoting Bax1 protein — translation MSNYPQAPPSYQPVPQSPQKYNQYGSAQASEPLLGETRGQSSRGVDAFGDDNDLPDDFKYGVTVSESAPEIRRAFVYSILFAQILGTCVVTKLASSDSAIAWVQTHQWAVFVPLFGSLINLGLLWWKRLSYPTNYILLTSFTVLESLSLGLIVSYYESTIVLQAMLITLGVFLGLTLFTLQSKYDFSGMGPFLFGGLLVLVMTGFVGMFVPFSHTMDLIYAAGGCLIFSGYIVFDASVSGTLPDICLTPPR, via the exons ATGTCGAACTATCCTCAAGCTCCTCCAAGCTATCAACCTGTTCCCCAATCGCCTCAGAAATATAATCAGTATGGGTCTGCTCAGGCATCCGAACCATTACTGGGCGAAACCCGCGGTCAGTCCTCTCGTGGCGTAGATGCCTTTGGTGACGACAATGATCTTCCTGATGACTTCAA GTACGGAGTGACTGTCTCCGAGTCCGCACCCGAAATCCGTCGGGCATTT GTGTATTCTATCCTTTTCGCTCAAATA CTCGGTACTTGTGTTGTCACCAAGCTCGCCTCGAGTGATAGCGCCATTGCCTGGGTTCAAACACA TCAATGGGCGGTTTTCGTCCCGTTGTTTGGTTCGCTCATCAACCTCGGCCTGTTGTGGTGGAAGCGTCTATCTTATCCCACAAACTATATTCTCCTCACGAGCTTCACAGTCCTGGAATCACTCAGTCTTGGCCTTATCGTATCATACTATGAGTCGACGATCGTTCTCCAAGCAAT GTTAATTACCCTTGGCGTGTTCCTTGGTCTCACTCTTTTCACACTCCAGAGCAAATACGACTTCTCTGGAATGGGCCCATTCCTGTTTGGGGGCCTTTTGGTTCTCG TCATGACTGGTTTCGTTGGGATGTTTGTTCCATTTAGCCACACAATGGACCTCATCTACGCCGCCGGGGGCTGCCTTATTTTCAGCGGTTACATTGTCTTCGATGCAAGTGTTTCTGGAACTCTGCCTGATATTTGCCTGACCCCGCCTCGTTAG
- a CDS encoding AAA domain protein, whose protein sequence is MSSNLGKRARPPRTPRASSPTPQSKTSARKPDPVMASPAHKRTRIASSPVVAGKENQPPSTSKLSESRARARARARKEVDIAEDPEDDEASDQGSAVTSQKSAKRSVRLPSPVKTPPKETKTPNKSPVKQLPDPTSAPRLPSLVSRLQLTPPATPPVTVLSLHARARALLRPGVGEVIGRDKERAILTNFLTPFLTGKPQEPTDKLAAYISGAPGTGKTALVSEVLRTVAKDQVKGIYVNCTGLKEENSVWARVLEEGGFPLPKGKGSAGSEKKKFESELLSQSIKCVVVLDELDFVLRTPSALSSIFDLAQIIPTCLRIIGISNTLTLGATDSQTTTTAANDFLTLDVSPYVAEDIVKIVQGRLSTLEPASSGDASATARVTGASLVIAPTALTFLSKKLSTQTGDLRAALDAVRRTIELAEREVNPFAPSTPSKVPTTTAIPNPAGNPGVATMKHALDALRGRDGLAGGQAVGTARGLGMQARLVMISILVARRRAAAGLVILPVKSVNNLTRTPSKAPPRTPSRTSRGSQQTSPSKRSRAGESELYEASALHAAYTAILTSDGFARSARNWRPVKIVGNVGQATPSRRKATAISNEPLVGLAEGIREEDILRGLGNAGAGGTAGVKEEEAMSLWDRELKRSMRDVERVKRAAEREKEAAAVDGFADACAND, encoded by the exons ATGTCGTCCAACCTAGGAAAAAGAGCTAGGCCCCCTCGTACTCCTCGCGCCTCGTCACCTACACCACAATCAAAGACCTCGGCACGGAAGCCAGATCCAGTCATGGCCTCTCCTGCGCACAAACGCACTCGAATCGCCTCTAGTCCTGTTGTAGCTGGAAAAGAAAACCAACCACCATCTACATCTAAACTGTCCGAATCTAGAGCTCGTGCTCGTGCTCGCGCTCGCAAGGAAGTGGATATTGCCGAAGATCCCGAGGACGATGAAGCTAGTGATCAAGGAAGCGCTGTAACTTCACAAAAATCTG CCAAACGCTCCGTCCGACTTCCTTCTCCTGTTAAGACACCACCTAAAGAAACCAAGACTCCCAACAAGTCACCTGTCAAACAGTTACCTGACCCTACTTCTGCTCCCAGACTCCCATCCCTGGTTTCTCGCCTACAACTAACTCCTCCCGCTACTCCCCCCGTTACTGTTCTAAGCCTCCATGCACGGGCCCGAGCCCTGCTTCGCCCTGGCGTTGGGGAAGTCATCGGCCGAGACAAAGAAAGGGCTATCCTGACGAATTTTCTTACCCCATTCCTTACCGGAAAGCCGCAGGAACCAACTGACAAATTGGCGGCTTACATTTCTGGAGCTCCTGGTACTGGTAAAACCGCACTTGTTAGTGAGGTTTTGCGCACAGTTGCAAAAGACCAAGTCAAAGGAATATACGTTAATTGTACCGGACTTAAGGAGGAAAACTCGGTTTGGGCTCGAGTTCTCGAGGAGGGCGGATTCCCGCTTCCCAAAGGAAAGGGTAGTGCTGGTTCGGAAAAGAAGAAGTTTGAAAGTGAATTATTGAGTCAGAGTATTAAATG TGTGGTTGTCCTTGACGAATTGGATTTTGTGCTTCGAACTCCCTCAGCTTTGTCGTCCATATTCGATTTGGCTCAGATCATCCCTACCTGCCTGCGTATTATCGGAATATCCAATACCTTGACCCTCGGTGCCACCGACTCTCAAACAACAACGACAGCAGCAAATGATTTTCTCACTCTCGATGTTTCTCCGTACGTGGCCGAAGACATTGTCAAGATTGTCCAAGGGCGACTTTCGACTCTGGAGCCGGCTTCGAGTGGAGATGCATCGGCGACAGCTCGTGTAACTGGCGCATCATTGGTTATTGCTCCCACAGCTCTCACTTTCCTCTCGAAGAAGCTTTCCACCCAAACGGGTGACCTTCGGGCCGCATTGGATGCAGTCAGGAGGACTATTGAGCTAGCGGAGCGAGAGGTCAATCCGTTTGCTCCATCAACACCATCCAAAGTTCCAACCACTACTGCTATTCCGAACCCTGCTGGGAACCCAGGAGTAGCTACCATGAAACATGCCTTGGATGCACTGCGTGGACGAGACGGGCTTGCCGGAGGGCAGGCCGTCGGCACAGCGCGTGGGTTAGGAATGCAGGCCCGACTCGTGATGATTTCGATTCTTGTCGCTCGGCGCCGCGCTGCCGCAGGACTTGTAATACTTCCGGTTAAGTCAGTCAACAATCTGACCCGCACGCCCAGTAAAGCTCCCCCTCGGACGCCAAGTCGTACTAGCCGTGGATCGCAACAAACATCACCAAGTAAGCGATCTCGAGCAGGTGAATCAGAGCTTTATGAGGCATCGGCTCTCCACGCCGCTTACACGGCCATTCTTACGTCGGATG GATTTGCTCGGAGTGCTCGAAACTGGAGGCCTGTCAAGATTGTAGGGAATGTAGGCCAAGCAACGCCCAGCAGACGGAAGGCTACCGCCATTTCCAACGAACCGCTTGTCGGCTTAGCTGAAGGGATCAGAGAGGAAGACATTCTTCGCGGACTTGGTAATGCGGGAGCTGGAGGTACCGCGGGAGTtaaggaggaggaagctatGTCTCTCTGGGACCGTGAGCTCAAACGTTCCATGCGAGACGTCGAGCGAGTCAAACGGGCAGCAGAGCGAGAAAAGGAGGCTGCTGCAGTCGACGGATTCGCGGACGCATGTGCCAATGACTGA
- a CDS encoding enoyl-CoA hydratase/isomerase family protein, whose translation MFLSRVAKSSSRAMGISCRGFASARPLSREYQNILVSRPKPNVTLLTLNRPKALNALSTPLFEEINEVLDQVEKDEEVGALVVTGSEKAFAAGADIKEMKDKQCVTDVYKTNFLGDWTRITSFPKPVIAAVSGFALGGGCELAMMCDIILASPTARFGQPEIKLGVIPGAGGTQRLTHAIGSGKMGSCLRIIEGDLVEEAVSMASTIAGFGRVAVQAGKESVNAAYELSLKDGLHFERRLFQSLFATRDQKEGMWKDSITTARKEALGLREAFSGGTFQLLNPFSWGVLALVAQPILWRKERRRDS comes from the exons ATGTTCTTATCTCGGGTTGCTAAATCGTCAAGCAGGGCTATGGGGATCTCCTGCCGCGGATTCGCATCTGCTCGCCCACTATCCAGAGAATATCAAAACATTTTGGTTTCTCGACCAAAGCCTAACGTGACTCTACTGACACTCAACCGCCCGAAAGCTCTGAACGCACTTAGCACTCCATTGTTTGAAGAGATCAACGAGGTCTTAGATCAAGTCGAGAAAGATGAAGAAGTTGGAGCATTGGTCGTGACGGGCAGCGAAAAGGCCTTCGCAG CCGGTGCGGATATCAAAGAAATGAAGGACAAACAATGTG TCACGGATGTATACAAAACCAATTTTCTTGGAGACTGGACAAGGATCACCTCGTTTCCTAAACCAGTGATCGCAGCAGTTAGTGGATTTGCG CTTGGTGGTGGATGTGAACTCGCAATGATGTGCGATATTATCCTTGCCTCCCCGACGGCCCGGTTTGGCCAACCTGAGATTAAGCTTGGCGTCATTCCAGGGGCTGGGGGTACTCAGCGATTGACCCATGCTATCG GAAGCGGAAAAATGGGGTCTTGTCTCAGGATCATTGAAGGCGATCTGGTTGAGGAGGCGGTCTCGATGGCAAGCACGATTGCTGGGTTTGGTAGGGTTGCCGTACAAGCTGGCAAAGAAAGTGTGAATGCGG CATATGAGCTTTCGCTTAAAGACGGTTTGCACTTTGAACGTCGGCTCTTCCAAAGTTTATTCGCTACGCGGGATCAAAAAGAGGGTATGTGGAAAGATTCGATTACTACTGCACGTAAAGAGGCACTCGGACTGCGAGAGGCTTTTAGTGGTGGCACATTCCAACTTCTCAACCCGTTCTCCTGGGGCGTATTGGCTTTAGTCGCACAGCCAATTCTATGGCGCAAAGAACGCCGGCGTGACTCATAG